The following proteins are co-located in the Maridesulfovibrio sp. genome:
- a CDS encoding ATP-binding protein encodes MVEMNNHHELGELLPAMICEFLPDSTLTYVNKAYCEFFGKNEEELVGYKFLEFLPEEAVDAVKNRYLTLTPENPVHTHVHEVVRDGEICWHEWTNRAFFNEQGQAVRFQAVGQDTTERKLMEQLLKSRLMLREYSIEHGVDVIIGRALEEVEKLTCSEYVFFRFVESEEFIIDVNEQAELNSFLSKKYEGKMLDAALLDDWCLECYRKCCSIYNVEIDESDLHKGLRHDYMQYVLITPVLYQGKVFAVLGLCKKDRQFSKNDTEVINQLATTAVDAVVHKIMSDALLKSKEKAEAASKVKSEFLANMSHEIRTPINGIMGMLQLLKTTDLDAEQLEYVDYAMKSSGRLSSLLTDILDLTMVEAGQFELQIAPFEIAETIDSIRQLFGQEAREKGLVLNFNISPDVPETINGDALRLQQVLVNLVGNALKFTEHGMVDVEVLLAEKHPDGLLFKVKDTGIGIADGMLEKLFEPFIQGDGSYKRSFQGAGLGLSICKRVLKVMGGEIYVSSILGEGTVFSFIMPLIAEESDALGEQRQSAKILIADDDMVSRFAIQKQLEKMGYEVHIAENGGRALEMLAANEYDLALIDIQMPVVDGVEVIRQVRSGAIGKVVSRMPLIAVSAYAMSGDAEKFTESGADDYITKPLLFEDLEKSILKILI; translated from the coding sequence ATGGTTGAAATGAATAATCACCATGAGCTAGGTGAGCTTCTGCCAGCAATGATTTGCGAGTTTTTACCTGACAGTACTCTCACATATGTAAATAAGGCATATTGCGAGTTTTTTGGTAAAAATGAAGAAGAGCTCGTTGGCTACAAATTTCTAGAGTTCCTACCTGAAGAGGCGGTGGATGCTGTCAAAAACAGGTATCTTACTCTCACTCCTGAAAATCCGGTTCATACTCATGTGCATGAGGTTGTCAGGGATGGTGAAATCTGCTGGCATGAATGGACGAATCGTGCTTTTTTCAACGAACAGGGGCAGGCGGTTCGTTTTCAGGCTGTTGGGCAGGATACGACAGAACGCAAACTCATGGAGCAATTGCTGAAGTCGCGGCTTATGCTTCGTGAATATTCCATTGAGCATGGTGTGGATGTAATTATCGGACGTGCTCTTGAAGAGGTGGAAAAGCTTACATGCAGCGAATATGTTTTTTTTCGTTTTGTTGAGTCCGAAGAATTTATAATTGATGTGAATGAACAGGCCGAGCTGAATTCTTTCCTAAGTAAAAAATATGAAGGGAAGATGCTTGATGCTGCATTATTGGATGATTGGTGTTTAGAGTGTTATCGTAAATGTTGTTCAATTTACAACGTTGAGATTGATGAAAGTGATTTGCATAAAGGTTTGCGGCACGACTATATGCAATATGTTTTGATTACTCCTGTCCTGTATCAAGGTAAAGTTTTTGCTGTTTTGGGTTTGTGCAAGAAAGATCGGCAATTTTCTAAAAATGATACTGAAGTGATTAATCAATTGGCAACTACAGCTGTCGATGCTGTTGTTCATAAGATTATGAGCGATGCCTTGTTGAAAAGTAAAGAAAAGGCAGAAGCTGCAAGTAAGGTTAAATCAGAGTTTCTCGCAAATATGAGTCATGAAATACGTACGCCCATCAATGGAATAATGGGGATGCTTCAACTTTTAAAAACAACGGACCTTGATGCTGAGCAACTGGAGTATGTTGATTATGCGATGAAATCCAGCGGCAGGCTGAGTTCTTTGCTTACTGATATTCTAGATCTTACAATGGTTGAAGCTGGACAGTTTGAATTGCAGATAGCTCCTTTTGAAATAGCAGAAACTATAGATTCGATAAGGCAGTTATTCGGGCAGGAAGCTCGTGAAAAAGGCCTTGTCTTGAATTTTAATATCAGTCCAGATGTTCCGGAAACCATAAATGGAGATGCTCTTCGTTTGCAGCAGGTTCTTGTTAATCTTGTCGGTAATGCTTTGAAATTTACCGAGCATGGCATGGTGGATGTTGAAGTTCTACTGGCGGAGAAACATCCAGATGGTCTTTTGTTTAAAGTGAAGGACACTGGAATAGGGATAGCTGATGGTATGCTGGAAAAGCTCTTTGAACCGTTTATTCAGGGAGATGGTAGTTATAAGCGGAGCTTTCAAGGAGCTGGATTGGGACTGTCTATCTGCAAGCGGGTTTTAAAAGTGATGGGCGGTGAAATTTATGTTTCCAGTATATTGGGAGAAGGGACAGTCTTTTCGTTTATAATGCCCCTGATTGCAGAGGAATCCGATGCTCTGGGCGAGCAGAGGCAATCTGCGAAAATTCTGATAGCTGATGATGATATGGTCAGCAGGTTTGCTATTCAAAAACAGCTTGAAAAAATGGGTTATGAAGTCCATATAGCTGAAAATGGGGGGCGAGCGTTGGAGATGCTTGCCGCAAATGAATATGATTTGGCATTGATAGATATTCAGATGCCTGTTGTGGATGGGGTAGAAGTGATCAGGCAGGTCCGTTCCGGGGCTATAGGAAAGGTTGTAAGCCGCATGCCCCTTATTGCGGTTTCAGCTTACGCAATGTCCGGCGACGCCGAGAAATTTACGGAATCAGGTGCTGACGATTATATTACAAAGCCTTTACTCTTTGAGGATTTAGAGAAATCCATATTGAAGATCCTGATTTAA
- a CDS encoding LysR family transcriptional regulator gives MSKTNPSNLDLNLLVILDTIFTERSLTLAGNKLFMTQSAVSHALSKLRHHFDDRLFVRRGNIMEATPLCKTIHRNIAPSLKTINQSIADRGEFDPASSKRTFSLGLSDYLCKLLLPDILQLIENRAPEISIRIMQTTYEKREEMLQNGKLDVFLGCPRNYGAGVLKEKLFDDREVCVIRNDHPIQGKVMNEAEMADSEFAALSLSESGLGFLEDYLYRKGVQRKIKIVLQQETVIPSLVENSDLVGSVAQRLAEMYAAKGRLRIVQLPLKNTEFEVSQHWHSLNDNDPAQQWIRSVIKEVATQLPPLGHSL, from the coding sequence ATGAGCAAAACTAATCCGTCCAACCTTGATCTTAATTTGCTGGTCATACTCGATACAATTTTCACCGAGCGCAGCCTGACCCTTGCCGGAAACAAGTTGTTCATGACCCAGTCCGCCGTCAGCCATGCCCTCTCCAAACTGCGCCATCACTTTGATGACCGACTCTTTGTTCGCCGCGGTAATATCATGGAAGCGACTCCGCTATGCAAAACAATACACAGAAACATCGCCCCCAGCCTGAAAACCATAAACCAGTCTATTGCCGACCGAGGTGAATTCGACCCGGCATCATCCAAAAGGACATTCAGCCTAGGACTCAGCGACTATCTATGCAAATTGCTACTTCCTGATATATTACAGTTAATTGAAAACAGAGCTCCAGAAATATCGATTCGCATAATGCAGACAACTTATGAAAAACGGGAAGAAATGCTACAAAACGGCAAATTGGATGTTTTTCTTGGCTGCCCCAGAAATTACGGGGCTGGGGTACTCAAGGAGAAGCTGTTTGACGACAGGGAAGTCTGTGTGATCCGCAATGACCACCCAATCCAAGGCAAGGTAATGAATGAAGCAGAAATGGCCGATAGTGAATTTGCAGCCCTTTCACTTTCAGAGTCCGGGCTGGGATTTCTTGAAGATTACCTATACCGCAAAGGAGTGCAGCGAAAAATAAAAATCGTGTTGCAGCAGGAAACTGTGATCCCTTCACTGGTGGAGAACTCGGACCTTGTCGGCAGCGTAGCCCAACGCTTGGCAGAAATGTATGCAGCGAAGGGACGTTTACGCATAGTCCAACTGCCCTTAAAAAATACTGAATTCGAAGTATCTCAGCATTGGCATTCATTAAATGATAATGATCCTGCACAGCAATGGATACGCTCAGTAATTAAGGAAGTCGCAACACAACTCCCCCCACTGGGACATAGTTTATAA
- a CDS encoding DVU0772 family protein: MGSLRDYKNWDIDWEMTPEDAVTLYLEWGNHPWDSKFAPVTSKSDYTNYFTVYLWDDKPRVLFVRRNSEEARELMSIELPKDIADRFRKSVGDLKGNYPVNAEVREWIESQMNN; this comes from the coding sequence ATGGGAAGCCTTAGAGATTATAAGAACTGGGACATTGATTGGGAAATGACTCCTGAAGATGCAGTAACCCTGTACCTTGAATGGGGAAACCATCCTTGGGACTCCAAGTTTGCACCGGTAACATCCAAGAGTGACTATACAAACTATTTCACCGTTTATCTGTGGGACGATAAGCCGAGAGTGCTGTTCGTACGCAGGAACTCGGAAGAGGCTCGTGAACTGATGAGCATTGAACTGCCTAAGGACATTGCTGACAGGTTCAGGAAGTCGGTCGGCGATCTCAAGGGAAATTATCCCGTAAACGCCGAAGTAAGAGAATGGATTGAATCGCAGATGAATAATTAG
- a CDS encoding PLP-dependent aminotransferase family protein, translated as MPVKFADRMSTVHRSFIREILKVTEDSSIISFAGGLPNPELFPVSDLEAAAVKVMRESGPQSMQYSTTEGFQPLRQYIADRYMEKKGIKVDADEILITSGSQQCLDLLGKVFLNAGDNVVIERPGYLGAIQSFSVFESNFLTVGLEEDGPDLAELERVLDENEAKMFYAVTNFQNPSGLTYSAEKRQGVADILKGRDVLFVEDDPYGELRFMGEFEKPVVRGYLEDNGILLGSFSKVAAPGFRLGWMVCGGETRDKLIIAKQASDLHTSTFAQRVMHQYVTDNPLDNHIEKIRERYGNQRAAMVRAIEEYFPAEAKVTRPEGGMFLWVTLPEGMSSMDLFDEAIKNKVAFVPGRPFYVDGSGENTFRLNFSNSDEEHIVEGIKRLGAGIKSFLSKA; from the coding sequence ATGCCCGTTAAGTTTGCAGACCGTATGTCTACAGTTCACAGATCTTTTATCCGTGAAATTCTGAAAGTAACTGAAGATTCTTCAATTATTTCTTTTGCCGGAGGCTTGCCCAATCCCGAACTTTTTCCTGTGTCCGACCTTGAGGCTGCTGCGGTTAAAGTTATGCGTGAAAGTGGACCGCAGTCCATGCAGTACTCCACAACAGAAGGTTTTCAGCCTTTGCGTCAGTACATTGCTGATCGTTACATGGAGAAAAAAGGCATTAAGGTTGATGCTGATGAAATTTTGATTACCTCTGGTTCACAGCAGTGTCTGGACTTGTTGGGTAAGGTTTTTCTTAATGCCGGGGATAATGTTGTTATCGAACGTCCCGGTTATCTTGGCGCTATCCAGTCATTTTCCGTTTTTGAATCAAATTTCCTCACCGTAGGTCTTGAGGAGGATGGTCCTGATCTTGCCGAGCTGGAAAGGGTTCTTGATGAGAATGAAGCAAAAATGTTCTACGCTGTAACCAATTTCCAGAATCCTTCGGGCTTGACCTACAGTGCGGAGAAACGTCAGGGCGTGGCGGACATTCTCAAGGGGCGTGATGTTCTTTTCGTAGAGGATGATCCTTACGGTGAACTCCGGTTCATGGGTGAGTTTGAAAAGCCTGTTGTTCGCGGCTACCTTGAAGATAATGGAATCCTTTTAGGTTCTTTCTCCAAGGTTGCAGCTCCGGGATTCCGTCTCGGCTGGATGGTCTGCGGCGGAGAAACCCGTGATAAGTTGATTATCGCCAAGCAGGCTTCTGACTTGCATACCAGCACATTCGCTCAGCGGGTTATGCATCAGTATGTTACTGATAATCCGCTCGATAACCATATTGAGAAGATTCGCGAACGTTATGGAAACCAGCGTGCGGCAATGGTCCGGGCCATTGAGGAATATTTCCCGGCTGAGGCTAAAGTTACCAGACCTGAAGGCGGCATGTTCCTCTGGGTAACCTTGCCTGAAGGAATGTCCTCCATGGATCTTTTTGATGAGGCTATCAAGAATAAAGTTGCCTTTGTTCCCGGCCGTCCCTTCTACGTCGACGGCAGCGGTGAGAATACTTTCCGCTTGAACTTCTCAAACTCCGATGAAGAGCACATTGTAGAAGGCATTAAGCGTCTTGGAGCTGGAATTAAGTCCTTTCTGAGTAAAGCATAG
- a CDS encoding transporter substrate-binding domain-containing protein, producing the protein MKIRYKLITLITILLLAPQYVFAARQLTFATDPFPPYYYEEDGIPRGLQYELAKIVFDKMHLSFKLIFVPWKRALLMAESGKVDGIFGLRKTEERQRWLIYPEEPLMNVVTVIFKRADDPFEYNGIQSLKGKKVGITKGYTYGSNFDNSTLFEKEQVSSIRHNFLKLLAGRIDLVAGYRAVGVNTMANMNLQERIAICPNNVYTTALYIGFTKVPGYGRISQKFSKELNEFKKSIDCNDFIRKMDIPKEMITPCK; encoded by the coding sequence ATGAAAATTAGATACAAGCTCATCACATTAATAACGATCTTACTACTAGCCCCTCAATACGTTTTTGCAGCAAGACAGCTCACTTTCGCGACTGACCCCTTCCCTCCCTACTACTATGAGGAAGACGGCATCCCTAGAGGCCTTCAGTATGAATTGGCTAAGATAGTTTTCGACAAAATGCATTTAAGCTTTAAACTTATATTTGTTCCTTGGAAAAGAGCTTTACTTATGGCTGAATCAGGGAAGGTGGATGGAATTTTCGGATTACGCAAAACAGAAGAGCGGCAACGTTGGCTGATATATCCTGAAGAGCCACTCATGAATGTCGTTACCGTTATCTTTAAACGTGCGGATGACCCTTTTGAATATAACGGCATCCAGTCGTTGAAAGGGAAAAAGGTCGGAATAACAAAAGGCTACACATATGGGAGTAATTTTGACAACAGCACTTTATTCGAAAAAGAACAAGTATCCAGTATACGCCATAATTTTCTAAAACTACTGGCCGGAAGAATTGACTTAGTAGCTGGTTACCGCGCTGTTGGCGTAAACACTATGGCAAATATGAACCTGCAAGAGCGTATAGCTATCTGCCCAAACAATGTGTACACGACCGCACTCTATATCGGATTTACCAAAGTTCCGGGATATGGGAGAATAAGCCAAAAATTTTCGAAAGAACTTAATGAATTTAAAAAATCGATTGATTGCAATGACTTTATACGAAAAATGGATATTCCCAAAGAAATGATCACACCGTGTAAATAA
- a CDS encoding bifunctional enoyl-CoA hydratase/phosphate acetyltransferase, with amino-acid sequence MTITSLDEIITAVRNHDRPARVAIAPCAEEFVIRSALTAHKEGIAEPIFIGNREKSLAVAEKHGLDIGGFEFHDEQDDVEAVATAVSYFKNGKADLIMKGLVSTSTVLKAILNKQTGVPTRGIISHVTVFEASSQKRLILLTDAGVNIKPNLQRKADILRNAIDVARKLGMEKPKAAILAATEKVNYPAMPATLDADILAKMAAEDAFGDAYVAGPLALDLAISSTAATCKGIDNPVAGCADILLTPEIESGNILYKALATIAGKTMASVVVGSEVPIVVSSRGDSDSSKFHSIALACYLSGM; translated from the coding sequence ATGACCATAACATCACTAGATGAAATAATTACAGCGGTCCGCAATCACGACCGGCCGGCACGCGTGGCAATTGCTCCATGCGCTGAAGAATTTGTAATCCGATCCGCCCTCACTGCACATAAAGAAGGCATTGCCGAACCGATATTCATCGGCAACAGAGAAAAGTCCCTTGCCGTAGCTGAAAAGCACGGATTAGACATAGGCGGATTTGAATTTCATGATGAACAGGATGATGTCGAAGCAGTAGCAACTGCTGTCTCCTACTTTAAAAATGGCAAAGCCGACCTGATCATGAAAGGTCTGGTCAGTACCAGCACGGTACTCAAAGCCATCCTCAATAAACAGACAGGAGTACCCACCAGAGGGATCATAAGTCACGTAACAGTATTTGAAGCATCCTCCCAAAAAAGACTCATCCTGCTGACTGATGCAGGAGTTAACATCAAACCCAACCTGCAACGCAAAGCAGACATCCTGCGCAACGCAATTGATGTTGCGCGTAAGCTCGGAATGGAAAAGCCTAAAGCGGCAATCCTTGCTGCAACAGAAAAGGTGAACTACCCGGCCATGCCCGCAACTCTTGATGCGGACATCCTTGCTAAGATGGCTGCTGAAGACGCTTTCGGGGATGCATACGTCGCAGGTCCGCTGGCCTTGGATCTTGCTATTTCTTCAACAGCGGCAACCTGCAAGGGGATTGATAATCCTGTGGCCGGTTGCGCAGACATCCTGCTTACCCCTGAAATTGAAAGCGGAAATATCCTTTACAAGGCTTTGGCTACCATTGCCGGAAAAACCATGGCCAGCGTTGTCGTTGGAAGTGAAGTTCCCATTGTTGTTTCATCAAGAGGAGACTCCGACAGTTCTAAATTCCATTCCATTGCACTGGCCTGCTACCTTTCTGGGATGTAA
- a CDS encoding YigZ family protein: MSNQAYPVPLKSIRTEETIKKSRFICDIKPVSTREEAKEFIASIKSEFPDARHHCSAFIAGPPKTGDMGMSDDGEPQGTAGKPMLQVLQGSGIGDIAAVVTRYFGGIKLGTGGLVRAYSGAVQQGLEALEVVMKVPMRVLTVKISYAQEGMLRRMLDDYRAEIEEQSFGASLTFTLIMPSDQVEAFSARIVEETNGTAELLVEEEDIWR, encoded by the coding sequence ATGTCTAACCAAGCATATCCAGTCCCTCTAAAAAGTATTCGTACTGAAGAAACCATAAAAAAAAGCCGTTTTATCTGTGACATCAAACCGGTAAGCACACGAGAAGAGGCAAAAGAGTTTATCGCCTCAATAAAAAGCGAATTCCCTGATGCCCGCCACCACTGCTCTGCTTTCATAGCCGGCCCACCCAAGACCGGGGACATGGGCATGAGTGATGATGGAGAACCGCAAGGAACAGCAGGCAAACCCATGCTGCAAGTACTGCAAGGCAGCGGCATCGGGGATATTGCCGCGGTTGTGACCAGATATTTCGGAGGTATCAAACTCGGAACCGGAGGGCTTGTCCGGGCTTATTCAGGTGCAGTTCAGCAAGGCTTAGAAGCCCTTGAAGTGGTAATGAAAGTCCCTATGCGCGTGCTGACTGTCAAAATTTCATACGCACAGGAAGGAATGCTGCGGCGCATGCTTGATGACTACCGTGCTGAAATTGAGGAACAATCCTTCGGAGCCAGCCTGACATTCACTCTGATCATGCCTTCGGATCAGGTAGAAGCATTTAGTGCTCGGATTGTGGAAGAAACCAACGGGACAGCAGAGTTGTTGGTGGAAGAAGAAGATATTTGGAGGTAA
- a CDS encoding bacteriohemerythrin, with the protein MPEKLKLTLSIAVIFLMAAASVVMAAFFPAAESGISLSQIIIICIAIVATILAFISLNSGLNSQQETLCNYLIDLSKGKAKASIPASLDDNVNETAQKAGKAIHELAENFKKSEEEAENLRNRLNKAESETKNVRKELADQKDVLESISKSAANAGGISGKLFAGIEELSAQVNQVSAGMELQRDRVTETATAMEEMNSTVLEVAQNASLAANSSAQSKDNAVHGAKGVAEAIQSFEQIKDTILNLKGTMGTLGEQADNIGQIMTVITDIADQTNLLALNAAIEAARAGEAGRGFAVVADEVRKLAEKTMDATKGVGQAVSKIQDNARENIAAVESAAEDIVNSTEAAAKSGELMEAIVGFVDETNTQVESIAAASEEQSAASEEINMAISDVARVASETSEGMSASAHALTEIASVVEELDSIVQGISSGRIVDTSSGKIVEWSDDLSVDVRIIDEHHMKLLDLINELYGAMRQRKADTIIGEVAERLLEYTIYHFGYEEKIFDKHGYPEKDPHKKLHKTFIDKIADFKADVERGKVTASTDIIRFLKDWLIKHIMVVDAKYTDFMHEHGYD; encoded by the coding sequence ATGCCTGAAAAACTTAAACTAACATTATCCATAGCTGTGATATTCCTGATGGCTGCTGCTTCGGTCGTCATGGCTGCTTTTTTCCCGGCTGCGGAGTCTGGAATTTCCCTCTCGCAAATAATTATTATTTGTATTGCCATTGTCGCAACAATACTGGCATTTATTTCCCTTAACTCCGGTTTGAACAGTCAGCAGGAGACTCTGTGCAACTACCTCATAGACCTGAGCAAAGGCAAAGCAAAGGCTTCCATTCCTGCCAGCCTTGATGACAATGTTAATGAGACAGCGCAAAAAGCAGGTAAAGCAATCCATGAACTGGCTGAAAACTTCAAAAAATCAGAAGAAGAAGCAGAAAACCTGCGCAACAGATTAAACAAAGCTGAATCAGAAACCAAAAACGTTCGCAAAGAACTTGCTGATCAAAAAGACGTACTTGAATCCATCAGCAAGTCGGCTGCAAATGCGGGCGGCATATCCGGAAAACTTTTCGCGGGTATTGAGGAACTCAGTGCACAGGTAAACCAAGTTAGCGCAGGCATGGAACTGCAGCGTGACCGTGTTACCGAAACAGCCACAGCAATGGAAGAAATGAACAGCACAGTTCTGGAAGTAGCTCAGAATGCCAGCCTTGCAGCCAACAGTTCTGCCCAGTCCAAAGACAATGCTGTTCATGGCGCTAAAGGAGTTGCAGAGGCAATCCAATCTTTTGAACAAATCAAGGATACCATCCTTAACCTCAAGGGGACCATGGGAACCTTGGGCGAACAGGCAGACAACATCGGCCAGATCATGACAGTTATCACCGATATTGCCGACCAGACCAACCTTCTCGCTTTGAACGCAGCTATTGAAGCTGCCCGGGCAGGAGAAGCAGGACGTGGCTTCGCAGTTGTAGCTGATGAAGTCCGTAAACTTGCAGAAAAAACAATGGACGCAACGAAAGGCGTTGGACAGGCCGTATCCAAAATTCAGGATAATGCACGCGAAAACATCGCTGCTGTTGAATCTGCAGCTGAAGATATTGTGAACTCCACTGAAGCAGCGGCCAAATCCGGCGAACTCATGGAAGCAATTGTTGGTTTCGTTGACGAGACCAATACTCAAGTTGAATCCATTGCCGCAGCAAGTGAAGAGCAGTCCGCAGCATCCGAAGAGATCAACATGGCCATCAGTGACGTGGCAAGAGTTGCTTCGGAAACATCGGAAGGCATGTCCGCATCCGCCCACGCGCTTACCGAAATCGCAAGTGTAGTCGAAGAACTTGATTCAATTGTACAGGGTATTTCATCCGGCAGAATTGTGGATACCAGCTCCGGTAAAATCGTTGAGTGGTCAGACGATCTTTCAGTTGATGTCCGCATCATTGATGAACATCACATGAAACTGCTCGACCTGATCAACGAACTGTACGGAGCCATGCGTCAACGCAAGGCTGACACCATCATCGGCGAAGTGGCTGAGAGACTGCTTGAGTACACCATCTACCACTTTGGATACGAAGAGAAAATTTTCGACAAACACGGATATCCTGAAAAAGATCCGCACAAGAAACTGCATAAAACCTTCATCGATAAAATCGCTGATTTCAAAGCCGATGTCGAGCGAGGCAAAGTTACTGCCTCAACGGATATTATCCGCTTCCTCAAAGACTGGCTCATCAAGCACATCATGGTCGTTGATGCCAAGTACACTGACTTCATGCATGAACACGGCTACGATTAA
- the ilvN gene encoding acetolactate synthase small subunit, with protein MKHTISALVKNKTGVLAESSAAFQKNKINITSISCGETENMDVSRMVICAEGNKEEIAKVTEQLKAMDFVIQLDDLARKEFVDRELVLIKVEVNKDTMSQIMQIFEVFRADVVGMGQKTITVELSGDQERVEGLIKILQPFGIKSLCRTGMIALKRGDE; from the coding sequence TATCTGCACTGGTAAAAAACAAAACCGGGGTTCTGGCTGAATCATCAGCCGCCTTTCAAAAAAATAAAATAAACATCACTTCCATTTCCTGCGGAGAAACAGAAAACATGGACGTTTCACGCATGGTAATATGCGCCGAGGGCAACAAAGAAGAAATTGCTAAAGTTACTGAGCAACTTAAGGCCATGGATTTTGTCATTCAGCTTGACGATCTCGCCCGCAAGGAATTTGTGGACCGCGAGCTCGTGCTTATAAAAGTTGAAGTAAACAAAGACACCATGTCGCAAATTATGCAGATTTTCGAAGTATTCCGGGCCGACGTTGTCGGGATGGGGCAGAAAACCATTACCGTAGAACTGAGCGGAGACCAGGAAAGGGTCGAAGGCCTTATCAAAATCCTCCAGCCTTTCGGGATAAAAAGCCTCTGCCGAACAGGTATGATCGCACTCAAACGCGGAGATGAATAA